ATGAGGTCCAGTTTGGCGACAGGGCAGACGAAATAATTCAGAAGCCGGTGAAGGAAGATGAGCTTCTGAGCAAAGTTGGGAATTATTTCGAACTAAAGCCGAACTCTGCCAGTGACAAGTATAAGATTCTTCTGACTGAAGATAATGAAGCCAACCAGCTGTTGATAAAAGAAGTACTTGAAAAGGCAGGTTATTCCGTCGATCTTGCCGGCAATGGTAAGGAGGCCGTGGAGAAGATAAGGAGAGACAACTACAATCTCGTTCTTATGGATATGCAAATGCCTGTTATGGACGGTTATGAAGCCACAAAGATATTAAGAGAAGAAGGTTACAAGATACCGATTATTGCCTTGACTGCACACACAATGCAGGGAGATGAGGAAAAGACAATCGAGGCCGGGTGTGACGGCTTCCTTGGGAAACCTGTTAAGCAGTATGACCTTCTCGAAGTTGTTCGTTACCACCTTGGTGTTTACGGAAAGAACGTAAATAGAAGAGCAGACAGCTTTTCCAAGCCGGGTGCGGCTAAGCATTCATCGGATAGTATCAGTCTCTTCGCAAAGGACATGGGATTATCTGTGGAAGAGGCAACCGCTATGTTCGCCGAATATGGGAAACACATTGACAAGACAATTGCCAATATCCAGAGCTCCCTCGAGAGAAAGGACATGGCATTCATCTCCAGAGAGGGCCACGGCCTTAAGGGTTCCGGCAGGATGTACGGTGTAGAGGAGATTTCCGAGATAGGTTTCGTGATTGAGACGGCAGCAAAAAACGGCGATGAACAAAACGTCTCTGATAATCTGCTAAGGCTGCGAAAGGTTTATAGGAGATTCTGGGAGTAGGATTTGAGGTTGCATCTATAGCTTCGACCAGGCTTCCTTAAGGATTTCTCTGTCAGTCTTGACTAATCGCATCACTTTTCTGTTGAGAACTCTCGATGGGTGCTCCCATTCCAATTCCGCTGGGTTCTGTGCAAAAGAATCACTATTTCATTTTCCCCACTTCGATACAAGCTTGATTCTCCAACATAAGAGAGAAGCAGGCATTCAAGATATGGTAACATTGAGAATACTACTCAATAATGCAGACGGAACTGACTATTTCGAACATCCGCAACCCAGAAGTGATTCGGTCATTTTCAGTACTGATTCCATTTGAAAGAGAGGGAAAAGCATGGCCACAGTATTCTTTACTGATATGGAGACCACTCCACAGATGGGACTTCTCTCAAAGGTCGAGGCTCTTGTTAAGAAAGCTGGTCTTGAAGACGTAATTGAGGCCGGCAAGCTTGTTGCAATCAAGCTTCACTTTGGGGAGTACGGAAACCTCGCCTACATCAGGCCGAACTATCTGAGGGTGATCGCCGATCAGATAAAGAAACTGGGGGCCGTTCCCTTCCTCACTGATGCAAACACTCTTTACAAAGGGAGCAGGGCAAATGCTGTCGATCACATCGCGACTGCCTCCTTGAATGGCTTCACGATGGAGTCAGTGGGCACACCGGTTGTAATTGCCGATGGACTTAGAGGCTCGGATGAAATCGATGTCGAAATAGAGGGTGAATTCATTAAGAAAGCGAAAATCGCATCTGCGATAGCTCTAGCAGACGCCCTTGTTGTTGTAAGCCACTTCAAAGGACATGAGCAAACTGGATTTGGAGGGGCACTCAAGAATATTGGAATGGGTTCAGCCTCACGGGCCGGAAAAATGGAACAGCACTCCGAGTCCAAGCCGGTTGTCAGAGAGACAAACTGTGTGGCTTGCGGAATGTGTGAGAGAAACTGTCCGACTGGAGCGATTACAGTTGAAAGAGTCGCGAGAATCAACTACGATCTCTGTATCGGCTGCGGTCAATGCATTGCCATGTGCAACTACGGTGCGATGAGCGCCGGACCGGGCGGCACCCCAGAGTCTCTGAGCAAGAAGATTGCCGAATACGCTCTTGCAGCTTCAAAAGGAAAGAAGGCCCTCTATATCTCCTTCATCAACAACGTGTCGCCGGATTGCGATTGCTGGCACATAAACAGGCCTCCAGTAGTGGAAGATATCGGCATAGTGGCAAGCAGAGATCCGGTAGCGCTGGACAAGGCATGCATAGACTTAGTTATCAAAAGACTGGGATATGATCCTTTTGAGAAGGCCCATCCCGGTATCACCTGGCATCATCAACTGGAGCATGCCGAAAATATCGGACTGGGAAAAACCGCCTACAAACTCCAGAAAGTCGCCTGCTTCGGCAGATAGCAATGAAAGATCCAGGAAAAGCTATTTTCTTGCTCAAGACAGATCGGCTATCAGTCCCTGGATTATTTCACTGAGAGTGTCGAAACTGAATTTTTCTCTTCCAAGCTCGAAGTTTCTTTCAGTGACTTCTCTGTATCTCTCTCGATCGAAGAGAAGTTCGGAAATTTCTATTGCGGCGTTCTTGATATTCATGGCGGGAATCTCCACCAACCCTTCCTTGTAGCCATACTGATCACCTAGATCAATGAAGGAGATACCACTATCCTGAATGTCGCTCATGAAAACGCTGTACCTAAAAATGGCAACGGGTTTCCTAGAGACGAGGGCCTCCAGGAGCTGATTGCCCCAGCCTTCGAAGATAGTTGGGTACGTCACGATATCTGCCACACTATATGATTCGAGGAATGCCTGCTGAGTCAAAGAAGAGCAAGAGGCGATATCGATTACTTCGACTCCGAGGTTCGATGCTAGATCATCGAGTCTCAACCTGTAATTTCTGGACTGCCTTTCGGTAATGCCGGAATAGACAAGAACGACTCTTCCCGAGAACGCTTTCCCATTGTACAGATTCTTACCAGTCAACGATCTTGAAACGATATTGAATTCAGCAGCAAGTCTAATAGCTGTTTCGACGGCCTTTCTCTCCGTTATTCTTGTAGCCTGCAGAAAGACAACATCACCTTCATTTATGCCGGACCTGCTTCTGATTTCTCGATTGATTTTGTCTGAAGTCCAGTCTGACTGCCGAAAATCCATAACGTTAGGGACGACTTCAGCCCGAATCGCCCTTCTCCTACGAAGGTCAGAGGCTGAAATTGAATTGATCGTCAGATTTCTCACGTTCTCAAGGTCCGGAGGAAAGTAGTCTTGTAAGAGTTCCATTATTCCCCGATAAGGACTGGAGTAGTAAGGTCGGTCCCACCAGAAGTCGTGGTTGTGAGAGATAAACGGCTTTTTTGTCTCTTCTGCGTAGTCATGCAGAGCCAGTCCCGCAGGTATAGACCATCCAAGTGACCAGATGTTGTTCGGTATAAGAAGATCGAAGTCAGAGAGAACCGATCTGAAGCTGCCGAGCATCTCGGCGGTTCTCGTGGAAAGTTCATCGAGCAGTTCGCTTTCCGATGAAGTCGTTCTGCCGTAGAGCTTCGAATTCAGGATTTCATTTTTCTCGTCGTTGTATTCTATCTCCGGAATCACAATATCTACACCGGGAGCGTTGTTTCCCGCAATGATCTCCACCGAGTGGCCCATTCTTGAGAGAACCTTACGCCACTTTTCCATTTCAAGGGAAACACCGTCCATCAGTCCGGCCCTGTAGTGAATCAAACCCACTCTCATAAGAACACCCCCTTGCCGAATAGTCAAAGGAATTCATTACTAATATCCAATAATCTCGCCGGCATGTCAACAGTCTAGATGGCCAACACACTTACGAGTCATCTGGAATGGGCGGCAAAGATGATAAAATCCATTAATATTTCTGGCGCCGCTGGAGATTACTTCGTTATTGCGGTTCCGGTAAGGAGGAAAGACATTGAGGTGTGGAGTGGTACTGGCCGGATGCGGCACTGAAGATGGAACGGCGGTCGACGAAGCAATTATAACCTTTCTTTCTCTCGAGAAAGCCGGGGCCGAGATCTTCTGTGTAGCACTGGACAAAGATCAATATGAGGTCTTCAATCACCAGACCCGGAAATCGGCTGAATTAGAACAGAAGAGGAATCAACTCACTGAATCTGCTCGATTACTCAACGGATTGGTAAGTGAAATCGAAGACGTCTGTGAGGATGATCTGGATCTCCTCCTTATTCCCGGTGGCAAAGGAGTACTCAATAGCCTGTCGACTTTTGAGGATGAGGAAGAGCAATTCAGAGTGAATAATGGTCTGCAAAGACTTCTGGTTAACTGTTTCAAGAAGAGAAAGCCTCTGGGTGCGGCCGGCGAAGGGGTCTTTATCCTTGCCAAGTCTCTTGAAAATGTCGCTGCAAATCTTATGGTGACTGCTTCCGGCAACCCGAGCAGAAGATTAAGTGTCGTTGAGAAGCTTGCTATCGATCATGTTCCGTGCGAAGAAGGTGAGGTCTGTGTAGACAAAACAAATAGAATTGTCACAGCCCCTCTTCTTTCAAGATTCAAGAACCTCGCAGAAAAAAAGGTAAATATCGAGAAGCTGGTTGAGAAGCTTCTGGAAATGGTTTATTAGCAGAAAGCACAAAGTAATTCTCTTAATCGGAATTTCTGGAGCTTCTGAAGAGAAATTCATTTACCCCAAATAAAACCAACGAAATAAGGAAAGGTGCAAGGTAGAATACTATTCTGAAGAGTATAAGAGCAGCCACTATTATATCCGCCTGCAGAGTCGGTGATAGAATAACGATAGTGAGTGCTTCAAAGACACCCAGCCCTCCTGGAACCTGACTCGACAGACCTGCAAACTGCGACAGCAGGAAGACGCCAAGAACCTCAAAATAACCGATTTCCGGGGGGAGAAGCATGAAAAACACTCCTGCAGAAAGCAGCCAGTCGAGAATGGATATCCCGGTCTGGACAAGCGTGAAAGACCTCCCCGGAAGAGTGAAACTCTTTCCTCTTATTCTGAACGGACGTTTTCTGAAGCTAACCACTACCATATAGAGAACGTAGATGCCGGCAGAGGCTATTCCAATAACCTTCAGTGATCCGAAGGGTACTCTGACTGCACTCTGAAGAACTGGCGGCCAAAGAGTGAACAGGATGCCCGAAAGGGCGAAGAAACCAAGCCAGAAAGTAAGATAGTTGAGAATTATTATTAAGAGGATCTTCCCTCCTGCTACTCCCCACTTTCCGTATAACCTGAAGCGGACGCTTGTACCCGAAAGAAACGTGAAACCGATATTCTTGCTGAAAGTGTATCCAACGAAAGAAACAAGAGCGATCGACGTAAATTTCAGTTTGACTCCCGCCCTTCTGGAAGCGATCAGATCATATAAGCTCAGATTCAAGTAAGTCAGAAAGGTCAGGAAGACCGCTATCACAAGCCTGGAAGCCGGAACCTCCCCGATCTTTGCAGCAATATCGCTGATAGTGTATCGACTCAACTCACGAACGAGCACGTAGATCGAGACAGTGAAAAGAGCTATTCCCAGAAAGGGCAGAAGCCTTCTTAAAGAGAGAAATACCTTTCTGATGTCTATCACTAGAGAATCTCTTTCGGAACTCTAACTCGCACAGTTACCAGTGGATTCACCACCTGGCTTATCATCAAATCGCACGTGATGCTTGTCAGCATATATGCCTTTTCAGCCGGGATCGACTTCCAGTCGGATATGAATTCGATTGCCCTCTTAACCGCGCCGCGGCTTGCCTCTTCAAGAGTCTTTGCGCTGAACAAAAGGTAGAAAGCCTCTTCGGTTTCGACGGTGGGGCTTTCGACGGGCATCTTATCTATATCTACACTGAGTCTCACAAGGGCTCTTATCTCGACTCCTGTGCCGCCGACTTCCCCGTCTCCCATTCTCGCATGAACGTCACCGAGGGAGAGATTCCCTCCCTTCACGAAGACCGGAAGATAAACTCTCGAACCGGCCGCAATATCTTTTGTGTCGAGGTTTCCGCCATGACATCCCGGAGTTGTACAGGAAACGGAACCTTCGGCCGGAGAGTTTCCGATTACGCCTATCATAGGCTTTATTTCGATGCGTTCTCCCAGAAACGACATGAAATTGCCGTCGATCTTGACGATTTCGGTAACGCACTCCCTGGAGACATTGCTAACCGGGCCCCAGAAGGGGCAGGTCTCGACAACGCCCTGACTGTCCAGCTCTATGCTCTCTATACTGACTACTATCGTGTCACCCGGCATCGCTCCCTTTACGGCGATGGGCCCGGTAGCCGGATTCACATGAGTGAAGTCGAAGTCTCCTCCGACGGTCTGTGACTCCAAGACGATCCGGTGGCAGAAGCAATCCTCCGTCTCCACTATTACAGTATCCCCCGGGCTGACTTCCAGAACGGGCTTGTGTTTAGGCGACATATCGTACACTACTCTGTCTCTTCCAATTCTGTGTAACACGGGACGCACCTCCACTGACTGATATTGTCTCAATACTACCTCGACGTTGTTTTAATCCAAAGAGATATCATATGTTTATTATAATAAGAGAAATCAGCACCATGCCTAAGGATATCATCTCGAGCTTCTTGAGCTTTTCACCGAAGAACATAAGGCTTCCAAGACTTATCATCACAACGCTTCCGGCACTGTAAACAGGAAAGACCACGGAACCCTTCATTTCTTCCAGGGCCATTATGAGAAAGAAGGATGAGAAGAGGTTTGGCAATCCCACGATCAGTC
The sequence above is a segment of the Mesotoga sp. BH458_6_3_2_1 genome. Coding sequences within it:
- a CDS encoding lysylphosphatidylglycerol synthase domain-containing protein, with the translated sequence MIDIRKVFLSLRRLLPFLGIALFTVSIYVLVRELSRYTISDIAAKIGEVPASRLVIAVFLTFLTYLNLSLYDLIASRRAGVKLKFTSIALVSFVGYTFSKNIGFTFLSGTSVRFRLYGKWGVAGGKILLIIILNYLTFWLGFFALSGILFTLWPPVLQSAVRVPFGSLKVIGIASAGIYVLYMVVVSFRKRPFRIRGKSFTLPGRSFTLVQTGISILDWLLSAGVFFMLLPPEIGYFEVLGVFLLSQFAGLSSQVPGGLGVFEALTIVILSPTLQADIIVAALILFRIVFYLAPFLISLVLFGVNEFLFRSSRNSD
- a CDS encoding DJ-1/PfpI family protein; the encoded protein is MRCGVVLAGCGTEDGTAVDEAIITFLSLEKAGAEIFCVALDKDQYEVFNHQTRKSAELEQKRNQLTESARLLNGLVSEIEDVCEDDLDLLLIPGGKGVLNSLSTFEDEEEQFRVNNGLQRLLVNCFKKRKPLGAAGEGVFILAKSLENVAANLMVTASGNPSRRLSVVEKLAIDHVPCEEGEVCVDKTNRIVTAPLLSRFKNLAEKKVNIEKLVEKLLEMVY
- a CDS encoding glycosyltransferase family 4 protein, which encodes MRVGLIHYRAGLMDGVSLEMEKWRKVLSRMGHSVEIIAGNNAPGVDIVIPEIEYNDEKNEILNSKLYGRTTSSESELLDELSTRTAEMLGSFRSVLSDFDLLIPNNIWSLGWSIPAGLALHDYAEETKKPFISHNHDFWWDRPYYSSPYRGIMELLQDYFPPDLENVRNLTINSISASDLRRRRAIRAEVVPNVMDFRQSDWTSDKINREIRSRSGINEGDVVFLQATRITERKAVETAIRLAAEFNIVSRSLTGKNLYNGKAFSGRVVLVYSGITERQSRNYRLRLDDLASNLGVEVIDIASCSSLTQQAFLESYSVADIVTYPTIFEGWGNQLLEALVSRKPVAIFRYSVFMSDIQDSGISFIDLGDQYGYKEGLVEIPAMNIKNAAIEISELLFDRERYREVTERNFELGREKFSFDTLSEIIQGLIADLS
- a CDS encoding DUF362 domain-containing protein → MATVFFTDMETTPQMGLLSKVEALVKKAGLEDVIEAGKLVAIKLHFGEYGNLAYIRPNYLRVIADQIKKLGAVPFLTDANTLYKGSRANAVDHIATASLNGFTMESVGTPVVIADGLRGSDEIDVEIEGEFIKKAKIASAIALADALVVVSHFKGHEQTGFGGALKNIGMGSASRAGKMEQHSESKPVVRETNCVACGMCERNCPTGAITVERVARINYDLCIGCGQCIAMCNYGAMSAGPGGTPESLSKKIAEYALAASKGKKALYISFINNVSPDCDCWHINRPPVVEDIGIVASRDPVALDKACIDLVIKRLGYDPFEKAHPGITWHHQLEHAENIGLGKTAYKLQKVACFGR
- a CDS encoding acetamidase/formamidase family protein; the protein is MLHRIGRDRVVYDMSPKHKPVLEVSPGDTVIVETEDCFCHRIVLESQTVGGDFDFTHVNPATGPIAVKGAMPGDTIVVSIESIELDSQGVVETCPFWGPVSNVSRECVTEIVKIDGNFMSFLGERIEIKPMIGVIGNSPAEGSVSCTTPGCHGGNLDTKDIAAGSRVYLPVFVKGGNLSLGDVHARMGDGEVGGTGVEIRALVRLSVDIDKMPVESPTVETEEAFYLLFSAKTLEEASRGAVKRAIEFISDWKSIPAEKAYMLTSITCDLMISQVVNPLVTVRVRVPKEIL